In a genomic window of Rhinoderma darwinii isolate aRhiDar2 chromosome 10, aRhiDar2.hap1, whole genome shotgun sequence:
- the C10H1orf159 gene encoding uncharacterized protein C1orf159 homolog isoform X2 — protein MAMSCLVILGRFIMDSVGDSMNSLVSSCCSERLILNDSCPVDQRCSPGCLQVWLNNASISCIKCTNETDMEVSQNLTDCRDGNPGVAASLLLGTLFISLFLVLSVALFFYLKRSHMLPEVFYRRNKASILQPSEMASMIPETNISGRKPRYVRRERTHKVAAPVLLDPSADTQVSNV, from the exons ATGGCCATGTCCTGTCTCGTCATCCTGGGCAGGTTTATCATGGATTCAGTGGGAGACTCAATGAACTCATTG GTCTCCAGCTGCTGCAGTGAGAGGCTGATCTTAAATGACTCCTGTCCTGTAGATCAGAGATGCAGTCCAG GATGCCTTCAGGTATGGCTTAATAATGCAAGCATATCCTGTATTAAATGTACTAATGAAACTGACATGGAAGTGTCTCAGAATCTGACGGACTGCAGAGATG GTAACCCCGGGGTGGCTGCATCTCTCCTGCTGGGGACGCTCTTCATCAGTCTCTTCCTTGTTCTTTCTGTAGCCTTGTTCTTTTACCTCAAACGCTCTCACATGCTACCAGAAGTCTTCTACAGAAGGAATAAAG CCTCCATCTTACAGCCCAGTGAAATG gcaTCGATGATTCCAGAAACAAACATTTCAG GTCGGAAACCAAGATATGTCAGACGTGAACGAACTCACAAAGTAGCTGCCCCAGTGTTACTGGATCCTTCTGCTGATACACAAGTAAGCAACGTGTGA
- the C10H1orf159 gene encoding uncharacterized protein C1orf159 homolog isoform X1 produces the protein MAMSCLVILGRFIMDSVGDSMNSLVSSCCSERLILNDSCPVDQRCSPGCLQVWLNNASISCIKCTNETDMEVSQNLTDCRDVTTQASEIHMNISTTPSVPHHLSNPGVAASLLLGTLFISLFLVLSVALFFYLKRSHMLPEVFYRRNKASILQPSEMASMIPETNISGRKPRYVRRERTHKVAAPVLLDPSADTQVSNV, from the exons ATGGCCATGTCCTGTCTCGTCATCCTGGGCAGGTTTATCATGGATTCAGTGGGAGACTCAATGAACTCATTG GTCTCCAGCTGCTGCAGTGAGAGGCTGATCTTAAATGACTCCTGTCCTGTAGATCAGAGATGCAGTCCAG GATGCCTTCAGGTATGGCTTAATAATGCAAGCATATCCTGTATTAAATGTACTAATGAAACTGACATGGAAGTGTCTCAGAATCTGACGGACTGCAGAGATG TTACCACTCAAGCATCGGAAATCCACATGAATATCAGCACAACTCCATCTGTTCCTCATCATCTGA GTAACCCCGGGGTGGCTGCATCTCTCCTGCTGGGGACGCTCTTCATCAGTCTCTTCCTTGTTCTTTCTGTAGCCTTGTTCTTTTACCTCAAACGCTCTCACATGCTACCAGAAGTCTTCTACAGAAGGAATAAAG CCTCCATCTTACAGCCCAGTGAAATG gcaTCGATGATTCCAGAAACAAACATTTCAG GTCGGAAACCAAGATATGTCAGACGTGAACGAACTCACAAAGTAGCTGCCCCAGTGTTACTGGATCCTTCTGCTGATACACAAGTAAGCAACGTGTGA